One window of the Tissierella sp. genome contains the following:
- a CDS encoding WG repeat-containing protein, with protein MGQTKKRVFFLCLTVIIILTILPCAYAKSYTQEELETIELTTEYSSVGPFLNRVARVNKDGRYGFINENGLEVIPIEYLYAGNFSDGLALIRTFNGYAYIDNRGNEIISTNYPLDYNFSDGLSKIMINNKTVFIDKTGKEVFNLAEGFADNFSEGMSRFLNGSSAPSDGFVINTGKWGFLDKNGKLAIPAIYANVNGFSEGLAGVYKNSNGRSLSGFIDKTGKIVIPIKYNYVRYFNEGLAWVEKVDGGEAFIDKTGREVISLDDYDEVKNFSEGLALVAKDIDDNYSTGHYGIDKYGFIDKSGKLIIPLIYDSANSFSEGLALVKKDGKYGYIDKTGEVVIPLIYDDAQVFSQGSAWVKKDDKQMIIRNPILLELASKKQAIPTKSQVFVNGKKIDFDAYLIDNNNYFKLRDIAKVLSDTKSQFDVVWDKEKNDITLNLGMPYTMVGSELAKGDGVPRIGLLSKSKIYINGIDVSIAGYVINGNNYFKLRELGHFLKFDVYWDDINKNVQINTK; from the coding sequence ATGGGACAAACTAAAAAAAGAGTTTTTTTTCTTTGTTTAACAGTTATTATAATTTTGACTATCTTACCATGTGCGTATGCGAAGTCCTATACTCAAGAAGAACTTGAAACAATTGAATTGACTACAGAATATTCAAGTGTAGGACCTTTTTTAAACAGGGTGGCACGAGTCAATAAGGATGGGCGATATGGTTTTATTAATGAAAATGGACTTGAAGTAATACCTATAGAATATTTATATGCAGGTAATTTTTCTGATGGATTAGCTTTGATAAGAACATTTAATGGATATGCTTATATTGATAATAGGGGAAATGAAATTATTTCTACTAATTATCCTCTAGACTATAATTTTTCAGATGGGCTTTCTAAGATCATGATTAATAATAAAACTGTATTTATTGATAAAACAGGAAAAGAAGTTTTCAATCTTGCGGAGGGTTTTGCTGACAACTTTTCTGAAGGAATGAGTAGATTTTTAAATGGTTCATCAGCTCCCTCAGATGGATTTGTAATAAATACAGGGAAATGGGGTTTTCTTGATAAAAACGGAAAACTAGCTATACCAGCTATATATGCAAATGTTAATGGTTTTTCTGAAGGTCTGGCAGGGGTGTATAAAAATTCAAACGGAAGAAGTCTTTCCGGCTTTATTGACAAAACTGGAAAAATAGTTATTCCGATAAAATATAATTATGTAAGATATTTTAATGAAGGATTGGCCTGGGTTGAAAAAGTTGATGGTGGAGAGGCTTTTATTGATAAAACTGGAAGAGAAGTAATTTCTCTAGATGATTATGATGAAGTAAAGAATTTTTCCGAAGGTCTAGCGTTAGTTGCTAAGGATATAGATGATAATTATTCTACAGGACATTATGGAATAGATAAATATGGTTTTATTGACAAAAGCGGAAAGCTAATCATTCCTTTGATTTATGACTCTGCAAATAGTTTTTCTGAGGGTCTAGCTCTAGTAAAAAAGGATGGTAAGTATGGATATATTGATAAAACAGGAGAAGTAGTCATTCCTTTAATTTATGATGACGCTCAAGTCTTTTCCCAAGGATCTGCTTGGGTTAAAAAAGATGATAAACAGATGATTATTCGTAATCCAATTTTACTGGAATTAGCATCAAAGAAACAAGCAATTCCAACAAAGTCTCAAGTATTTGTCAATGGAAAAAAGATAGATTTTGATGCATATCTAATTGATAATAACAATTATTTCAAGCTTCGTGATATTGCAAAGGTTCTTAGTGATACGAAAAGCCAGTTTGATGTAGTATGGGACAAAGAGAAAAATGACATCACCTTGAATTTAGGAATGCCTTATACTATGGTAGGCAGTGAGCTTGCCAAGGGAGACGGAGTTCCAAGGATTGGATTATTATCCAAGTCTAAAATATATATTAACGGTATTGATGTTAGTATAGCAGGATATGTTATTAATGGAAATAATTATTTTAAGCTTAGAGAATTAGGTCATTTCTTGAAGTTTGATGTTTATTGGGATGACATAAATAAAAATGTTCAGATTAATACGAAATAA
- a CDS encoding glycoside hydrolase family 16 protein codes for MFRKYIKTTLISLLLVVILLVLMKEFKNSIQQIRVIDKENQNEEIITKVQKPNIDLPEIFVDETEHIDKDKIESWIAIDREEKYNNELQSYSKDNVFFDKDIIVISSTKENREVEIYTSGLVESTESFKYGRFEFDIVISKGRGIFPAIWLLPINGEALPEIDIFEMIGSEPDIFYGVVHFEENGIQRRDYFVHRVIEKQQYSVALEWEAESLTWYIDEEELYTTSLGVPQEYMYLIINQAIGGNWPGSPDGDTIFPNEFKILSTSIEPVFRKGRNL; via the coding sequence ATGTTTAGGAAATATATTAAAACTACTTTAATATCTTTATTGTTAGTGGTTATCTTACTTGTACTTATGAAAGAGTTTAAAAATAGTATACAACAAATTAGAGTGATAGATAAAGAAAATCAAAATGAAGAGATTATAACAAAGGTACAGAAACCGAATATAGATTTGCCTGAAATATTCGTTGATGAGACTGAACATATAGATAAAGATAAGATAGAAAGTTGGATAGCTATTGATAGAGAAGAAAAATACAATAATGAACTGCAGTCATATAGCAAAGATAATGTATTTTTTGACAAAGATATCATAGTTATTAGCTCAACAAAAGAAAATAGAGAAGTAGAAATATATACTTCAGGACTAGTAGAAAGTACAGAGTCATTTAAATATGGCCGCTTTGAGTTTGATATTGTGATTTCTAAGGGGAGGGGGATATTTCCAGCAATCTGGCTCTTGCCCATAAATGGAGAGGCACTTCCGGAAATAGATATCTTTGAGATGATAGGAAGTGAACCAGATATATTTTATGGTGTAGTTCACTTTGAAGAAAATGGTATTCAAAGAAGAGATTATTTTGTACATAGGGTAATAGAAAAACAGCAATACTCTGTGGCCTTAGAGTGGGAAGCTGAGTCCCTAACATGGTATATAGATGAGGAGGAACTATATACTACAAGCTTGGGGGTACCACAGGAATATATGTATTTAATAATAAATCAAGCTATTGGAGGAAATTGGCCAGGAAGTCCTGATGGAGATACTATATTTCCTAATGAATTCAAGATTCTTTCTACCTCTATTGAACCAGTGTTTAGGAAAGGTAGGAATTTATAA
- a CDS encoding potassium/proton antiporter, whose protein sequence is MNYLIVGIILILALFAIRFSNKHGIPALLLFIVLGMAFGALGFDFEDFKFADNFATVSLMVIMFYGGFGTNWNMAKPVAKEAIILSSLGVVGTALLTGLFCHLILGFELLEGMLIGSIVGSTDFASVSNILRSKNLNLKYNTASLLELESGSNDPTAYTMTMVFLSVIAGTKVSIPILILSQVALGIIMGFVFAFIIGKLLKNHRFKADGIYSVFMASVVLITYASTNLFGGNGYLALYILGIYLGNMEFRGKRDIVFFFDGLTEIMQIGLFFILGLLSNFTKFLGTFPIALAIMLFMTIIARPATVYGLMLPFRLKGNQLKMISLAGIRGAAAIAFAIMAVNSDAIISVDIYHIVFGICVLSSLAQGSLMPPAAKRWDMLDPNDTVLQTFNYYQNKAEIGFLETRIHPNSSLIGTQIKDLNLTFDFIVAKIERDGKTIVPRGQITIEENDLIILGGEIHFDESGQDLTEFTIPSGHEWENQYIKDLELPPDHLIIMVQRKGSDIIVPIGDTLLLEDDKVIMIKAENALEFPRVDKM, encoded by the coding sequence ATGAATTATTTAATTGTAGGAATTATTTTAATACTTGCGCTTTTTGCCATCCGTTTTTCCAACAAGCACGGGATACCTGCGTTATTATTATTTATTGTACTAGGTATGGCATTTGGTGCACTAGGATTTGACTTTGAGGATTTCAAATTTGCGGATAACTTTGCTACAGTTTCACTTATGGTCATCATGTTTTACGGCGGCTTTGGTACTAACTGGAATATGGCCAAACCAGTTGCAAAAGAAGCAATTATACTTAGTTCTTTAGGCGTTGTGGGCACTGCTTTATTGACAGGCTTATTTTGTCATCTCATTCTAGGTTTTGAATTATTAGAAGGTATGCTCATTGGTTCTATTGTCGGTTCCACTGACTTTGCAAGTGTATCGAATATTTTACGTTCGAAAAACTTGAACTTGAAATACAATACTGCATCATTACTTGAACTAGAAAGTGGCTCAAATGACCCGACTGCATATACAATGACCATGGTATTTTTATCCGTAATTGCAGGCACGAAAGTATCTATACCAATTCTGATTTTATCTCAGGTAGCCCTTGGAATTATCATGGGTTTTGTCTTCGCTTTTATTATTGGAAAATTACTTAAAAATCATAGATTCAAAGCAGATGGTATTTATTCAGTCTTTATGGCTTCTGTCGTGCTTATTACTTATGCTTCGACAAATCTTTTCGGTGGTAATGGCTATTTGGCCCTATATATCCTAGGTATTTATCTTGGAAATATGGAGTTTCGAGGTAAGCGTGATATTGTGTTTTTCTTTGACGGGCTTACTGAGATCATGCAGATTGGGCTGTTTTTCATCTTGGGTTTATTGTCCAACTTTACAAAATTCTTAGGAACATTTCCAATAGCACTTGCTATTATGTTATTTATGACTATCATTGCACGGCCAGCAACGGTTTATGGACTTATGTTGCCATTTCGTCTCAAAGGCAATCAATTAAAAATGATTTCACTGGCTGGTATTCGTGGTGCTGCAGCCATTGCTTTTGCCATCATGGCCGTAAATAGTGATGCCATAATCTCAGTTGATATTTACCATATAGTATTCGGTATCTGTGTACTTTCCTCACTGGCTCAAGGTTCCTTAATGCCACCTGCAGCAAAACGATGGGATATGCTAGATCCCAATGATACAGTCTTGCAGACCTTCAACTACTATCAAAACAAAGCGGAAATTGGCTTCTTGGAAACAAGAATTCATCCTAATAGTAGCTTAATAGGTACTCAGATAAAGGATTTGAACTTAACTTTTGATTTTATCGTTGCGAAAATCGAACGCGATGGCAAAACCATTGTTCCAAGAGGACAAATAACCATAGAAGAAAATGACCTAATTATCTTAGGCGGTGAAATACACTTTGATGAGAGTGGGCAAGATCTAACTGAGTTTACCATTCCAAGTGGTCATGAATGGGAGAACCAATACATCAAAGACTTAGAATTACCACCTGACCATCTTATCATCATGGTGCAACGTAAAGGTAGTGACATCATTGTTCCAATTGGTGATACATTACTCTTAGAAGATGATAAAGTCATCATGATTAAGGCTGAGAATGCCCTTGAATTTCCAAGGGTTGACAAAATGTAG
- the uvsE gene encoding UV DNA damage repair endonuclease UvsE: protein MIVRLGYVAIALGLPKVTSSSNVTYTYYQKLFSEEEKISKLKRVTYSNILALKDILEYNVKNNIHFYRITSALVPLATHPEVNWDYRRYFEIDFQIIGDFIKKNNMRVDTHPDQFNVINSVDKRIVENTKNNLWFHANLFKDIDYPLGKMVLHVGSGAGGKDESLERFKKNFNTYPREITSKIILENDDKTFTAKETLELCKNLSIPMVLDAHHHLCNNEGEDVKELLGEIFLTWSKEKLPPKLHFSSPKDTPTDRRHADFINPNEFIDFIETCRDFNTDIDIMIEAKMKDLALFDLVKSIKDIRKDFEWIDTSTFKV from the coding sequence ATGATAGTTAGGCTAGGCTATGTTGCCATTGCACTGGGGCTTCCTAAAGTTACATCCTCTAGTAATGTAACATATACATATTATCAGAAGTTATTCAGTGAAGAAGAAAAGATATCAAAGCTTAAACGGGTTACCTATTCAAATATTTTAGCTTTAAAAGATATCCTAGAATATAATGTAAAGAATAATATTCATTTTTATAGAATTACCTCTGCCCTTGTACCATTAGCAACTCATCCAGAAGTAAATTGGGATTATAGAAGATATTTTGAAATTGATTTTCAAATAATCGGAGATTTTATTAAAAAAAACAACATGAGAGTTGACACTCATCCAGACCAATTTAATGTAATAAATAGTGTGGATAAAAGGATAGTTGAAAACACAAAAAACAATCTATGGTTTCACGCAAATCTCTTTAAGGATATAGATTATCCTTTAGGTAAAATGGTACTTCATGTGGGAAGTGGAGCTGGTGGTAAAGATGAATCCTTAGAAAGATTTAAGAAAAATTTCAATACTTATCCAAGGGAAATTACATCTAAAATAATCTTAGAAAATGATGATAAAACTTTTACTGCTAAAGAGACTCTTGAATTATGTAAGAATTTAAGTATCCCAATGGTCTTAGATGCTCACCATCATCTTTGCAATAATGAAGGTGAAGATGTTAAGGAACTATTAGGTGAAATATTTCTTACATGGAGTAAGGAAAAACTTCCACCAAAACTACACTTTTCAAGTCCTAAGGATACTCCTACTGATAGAAGACATGCAGATTTTATTAACCCAAATGAATTTATTGATTTTATAGAGACCTGTAGGGATTTTAATACAGATATAGATATAATGATTGAAGCCAAGATGAAAGATTTAGCCCTCTTCGATCTTGTAAAATCTATTAAGGATATTAGAAAGGACTTTGAATGGATTGATACTTCTACATTTAAAGTATAA
- a CDS encoding winged helix-turn-helix transcriptional regulator: MPNLGGKTFNCEKELTLAIIGGKWKMLILWYLGKEGTKRFGELKALMPGITQKMLVNQLRELEDHLIVHREVYPVVPPKVEYSLTEHGKSLLPILDAMYDWGKDYIKNVIEKDTES, translated from the coding sequence ATGCCAAATTTAGGCGGTAAAACATTTAATTGCGAAAAGGAATTAACTCTTGCAATAATTGGTGGTAAATGGAAAATGCTGATTTTGTGGTATTTAGGCAAAGAAGGAACAAAACGATTTGGAGAATTAAAAGCTCTTATGCCTGGTATTACCCAAAAAATGCTTGTTAATCAATTGCGAGAACTTGAGGATCACTTAATTGTTCATCGTGAAGTTTATCCTGTAGTTCCTCCAAAGGTTGAATATTCACTTACTGAGCATGGAAAAAGTCTTTTACCGATTTTAGATGCAATGTATGATTGGGGTAAAGATTATATTAAGAATGTAATAGAAAAGGACACTGAGAGTTAA
- a CDS encoding MATE family efflux transporter — protein MTEGKISKSIILFAFPILLGNLFQQLYNVVDSLVVGNVLGKEALAAVSSTGSLIHLIIGLIGGIFVGAGVIIARYYGAKNQKSLSIAVHTTIAFAFIAGAIVTVIGVVFTPWLLKLMGTPDDVFADSVTYLRLYFTGGIGIVMYNACMGIFQAVGDSKRPLYYLIIASIINVVLDILFVAVFNFGVGGVAVATVISQFVSAILGFTKLTKVDGDYKLYIKKIKIDGEMLKSLMKMGLPTGVQNSVVAFANVIVQSNINQFGSIAMAGSGSYTKLEGFAFLPITSFSIALTTFIGQNIGAKKYDRVKEGARFGLIAGCSLAQIIGVIIWFLAPKLISFFNSDPAVIEQGVMRARIICLFYFLLALSHCLSGILRGAGKTKIPMIVMLVSWCLIRITYITVMVKIIPDIRVVFWAYPLTWLISSAAFIVYYKKTNLLTEFNVKKEVF, from the coding sequence TTGACAGAAGGAAAAATTTCAAAATCAATAATATTATTTGCATTTCCAATCTTATTAGGTAATCTATTTCAGCAGCTTTATAATGTAGTAGATTCCCTTGTAGTTGGTAATGTATTAGGTAAGGAAGCTCTTGCTGCAGTTAGCTCCACTGGCAGTTTAATTCACTTAATTATAGGTTTAATTGGTGGAATATTCGTAGGGGCAGGTGTAATAATCGCCCGCTATTATGGGGCAAAAAACCAAAAAAGTCTATCCATAGCTGTTCATACCACTATTGCATTTGCATTTATAGCTGGAGCAATAGTAACAGTAATTGGAGTTGTATTTACCCCATGGTTATTAAAGTTAATGGGTACACCAGATGATGTCTTTGCAGATTCAGTTACATATTTAAGATTGTATTTTACTGGCGGAATAGGCATTGTTATGTATAATGCTTGTATGGGCATATTTCAGGCAGTTGGCGATAGTAAACGGCCTCTCTACTATCTGATTATAGCATCAATTATAAATGTAGTATTAGATATATTGTTTGTAGCTGTATTTAACTTTGGTGTAGGTGGTGTAGCTGTTGCTACAGTCATATCTCAATTTGTCAGTGCAATACTGGGCTTTACTAAACTTACCAAAGTAGATGGTGATTACAAATTATATATAAAGAAAATAAAGATTGATGGTGAAATGCTAAAAAGCTTAATGAAAATGGGTTTACCTACGGGTGTTCAAAACTCCGTAGTTGCATTTGCTAATGTTATAGTCCAATCAAATATTAATCAATTCGGATCTATTGCTATGGCTGGTAGCGGTAGTTATACAAAACTTGAAGGATTTGCATTTTTACCAATTACAAGTTTTAGTATCGCTCTTACAACCTTCATCGGCCAGAATATCGGTGCTAAAAAATATGACCGAGTAAAAGAAGGTGCCCGTTTTGGATTGATAGCTGGTTGTTCCTTGGCACAAATAATTGGTGTAATAATATGGTTCTTGGCACCAAAACTAATAAGTTTCTTTAATTCAGATCCAGCAGTTATTGAACAGGGAGTTATGAGAGCAAGGATTATATGCCTTTTCTACTTCTTACTAGCACTTTCACATTGTTTATCTGGTATACTTCGTGGAGCTGGAAAAACTAAAATACCGATGATTGTTATGTTAGTAAGCTGGTGTCTTATCAGAATAACCTATATAACTGTAATGGTAAAAATAATACCAGATATAAGGGTAGTTTTCTGGGCATATCCTCTTACTTGGTTAATTAGCTCAGCTGCATTTATTGTATATTATAAGAAAACGAATTTGTTAACGGAGTTTAATGTAAAAAAGGAAGTTTTTTAA
- a CDS encoding (2Fe-2S)-binding protein, with amino-acid sequence MAKNKVICIKNDVDYLSIRKAMTSGARTIDELVELAGVCTECEGCKSELEGILSSVCGCKKVSLEAVVNAVKNGADTVEKVGEITGAGTGADEVTGEECGKCKGLIQNIIDLGR; translated from the coding sequence ATGGCAAAAAATAAAGTAATTTGTATTAAAAATGATGTTGATTATCTTTCAATCAGAAAAGCAATGACTTCTGGTGCAAGAACTATAGATGAATTAGTTGAGCTTGCAGGCGTATGTACTGAATGTGAGGGATGTAAAAGTGAATTAGAAGGTATACTCTCTTCTGTTTGTGGTTGTAAGAAGGTTTCTTTAGAGGCAGTAGTAAATGCAGTTAAGAATGGTGCTGACACAGTAGAAAAGGTTGGAGAAATAACAGGTGCTGGAACAGGTGCAGATGAAGTGACTGGAGAAGAATGTGGAAAATGTAAAGGCCTTATTCAAAACATTATTGATTTAGGAAGATAA
- a CDS encoding pirin family protein has product MPVLREIETIFEGSRTHWVGSGFKVSNYFPSGKNLLERFSPFILMDYNIPIEFPPSKTPKGIGPHPHRGFETVTFAFEGAVEHHDNKGNHGVIYPGDVQWMTAGSGILHKEYHEEQFRLKGGIFHVIQLWVNLPKKYKMVEPRYQAITKEDMGKIVLPDEKGNVIIVAGTFNGVEGPAKTFSPMNIYTVEITNNTYVKINEPSNFNMGILVLDGEIKINKELCKAKDFILFKNEDGDVNIEGISENAKVFILSGEPINEPIAAGGPFVMNTKEELSMANEDFNNGKFGTSDF; this is encoded by the coding sequence ATGCCAGTATTGAGAGAAATTGAAACAATTTTTGAAGGGTCTCGTACCCATTGGGTAGGAAGTGGATTTAAGGTTAGTAATTACTTCCCTTCAGGTAAAAATTTACTTGAGAGATTTTCTCCATTTATACTAATGGATTATAATATACCTATAGAATTTCCGCCTAGCAAAACACCAAAGGGAATAGGACCACACCCTCACAGAGGCTTTGAAACTGTAACTTTTGCTTTTGAAGGTGCTGTTGAACATCATGATAATAAGGGTAATCATGGGGTTATATATCCCGGAGATGTACAGTGGATGACTGCAGGATCTGGAATACTCCATAAGGAGTATCATGAAGAGCAATTCCGTTTGAAAGGCGGTATTTTCCATGTAATTCAGTTATGGGTAAATCTTCCGAAAAAATATAAAATGGTTGAACCAAGATATCAAGCAATAACCAAGGAAGATATGGGGAAAATAGTTTTACCAGATGAAAAAGGAAATGTTATAATTGTTGCAGGAACATTTAATGGAGTAGAAGGGCCAGCAAAGACATTTTCACCAATGAATATTTATACTGTAGAAATTACCAACAATACTTATGTAAAAATAAATGAACCAAGTAATTTTAACATGGGGATTTTAGTACTTGATGGTGAGATAAAGATAAATAAAGAATTGTGTAAGGCAAAGGATTTTATTCTATTTAAGAATGAAGATGGGGATGTAAATATTGAAGGAATAAGTGAAAATGCTAAGGTATTCATTTTAAGTGGCGAGCCAATTAATGAACCTATTGCTGCTGGTGGTCCTTTTGTAATGAATACGAAGGAAGAATTGAGTATGGCAAACGAAGACTTTAATAATGGAAAATTTGGCACATCTGACTTTTAA
- the thpR gene encoding RNA 2',3'-cyclic phosphodiesterase codes for MRLFIAIDFDEYVKNNINNIMESIKKYAKQGRFVSTDHMHLTLEFLGEISEERVQDIISAMKLLNAAPFTLSLSDLGYFKRNDGNIYWFGITENKDLMDIQEELHNLLQERRFKLEERDYKPHLTIGRKVKLINTFNSDELKESISKIQFEVNSIDLMESENINGKLVHTTLFSKTL; via the coding sequence TTGAGATTGTTTATAGCTATTGACTTTGATGAGTATGTTAAAAATAATATTAATAATATAATGGAAAGCATTAAGAAATATGCTAAACAGGGAAGATTTGTAAGTACAGATCATATGCATTTGACATTGGAGTTCCTAGGAGAGATATCTGAGGAAAGAGTACAGGATATTATATCTGCAATGAAACTTTTAAACGCTGCTCCGTTTACTCTTTCTTTGTCTGATTTAGGATACTTTAAGCGTAATGATGGGAATATTTACTGGTTTGGGATTACTGAGAATAAAGATTTAATGGATATACAAGAAGAACTTCATAATCTACTACAGGAAAGAAGATTTAAACTAGAAGAAAGAGACTATAAACCACATCTTACTATTGGGAGAAAAGTTAAATTGATAAATACCTTTAATTCAGATGAGCTAAAGGAATCAATTAGTAAAATTCAATTTGAAGTGAATTCAATAGATTTAATGGAAAGTGAAAACATTAACGGAAAGCTAGTTCATACAACACTTTTTTCTAAAACCTTGTGA
- a CDS encoding flavodoxin domain-containing protein, which produces MKVLILYFSEYRKQTEKIANIFAKNIDCDLINIKDFKDINIESYDLIGFGSGVYRESTHQKLYRLVEKLDLERKYTFVFSTSGVGMKFYNNGLIKLIESIGGINKGSFACKGSFSPSEFTDKKIFNFMGRLSQGHPNEKDLIKAEIFIRELIASL; this is translated from the coding sequence ATGAAGGTCTTAATTTTATATTTCTCAGAGTATAGAAAGCAAACTGAAAAAATCGCAAATATATTTGCTAAAAATATTGATTGTGACTTAATTAATATAAAGGATTTTAAAGATATTAATATAGAAAGTTACGACCTTATTGGATTTGGTTCCGGAGTATATAGAGAGAGTACGCATCAGAAATTATATAGATTGGTAGAAAAATTAGACTTAGAGAGAAAGTATACTTTTGTGTTTTCTACCAGTGGAGTTGGAATGAAGTTCTATAACAATGGTCTAATTAAACTTATAGAATCTATAGGAGGGATCAATAAAGGAAGTTTTGCCTGTAAAGGTAGCTTCTCTCCAAGTGAGTTTACTGATAAAAAGATATTCAATTTTATGGGAAGATTATCCCAGGGACATCCTAACGAAAAAGACTTAATAAAAGCAGAAATATTTATAAGAGAGCTAATAGCATCTCTTTAA
- a CDS encoding iron-containing alcohol dehydrogenase, producing MQRFTIPRDVYFGENAIDYLKSVKGTKAMLVIGSERLIKDGTVPKIQELLKEANIVTSIFSGVENDPSVETVMKGVKAMNEFNPDLIIGIGGGSPIDAAKAMWIFYEYPKFTFEEAAKPFNLPELRQKAKFIAIATTSGTGSEVTSFSVITDEKTGVKYPIADYNITPDVAIVDTNLVQSLSPKLVANTGMDALTHAFEAYVSTVRNPITDALAMKSIEMTVDNLVNSFKGDSKARSEMHIAQNLAGMAFSNAILGIVHSMAHKTGKIFNVPHGLANAIYLPYAIQYNAKTAGTAYADIAKRLGLKGTTTDELVESLIQLVKDFRVTMNMPSTLKEFGVSEEDFKSNLDKISEGAVADACTSTNPREISVAEMKRLFEAVYYGKEVNF from the coding sequence ATGCAAAGATTTACTATACCAAGAGATGTTTATTTTGGAGAAAATGCAATAGATTATTTAAAATCAGTAAAAGGAACTAAGGCAATGCTCGTTATTGGTTCTGAAAGACTGATAAAGGATGGAACTGTTCCAAAAATACAAGAATTACTAAAAGAAGCTAATATTGTAACTTCAATATTTTCAGGAGTTGAAAATGATCCTTCAGTTGAAACTGTTATGAAGGGCGTTAAAGCAATGAATGAATTTAATCCTGATTTAATTATTGGTATCGGTGGTGGTTCACCAATAGATGCTGCTAAGGCAATGTGGATATTTTACGAGTATCCAAAATTCACCTTTGAAGAAGCTGCAAAACCATTTAATTTACCTGAATTAAGACAAAAAGCTAAATTTATAGCTATAGCAACTACAAGTGGTACTGGTTCAGAAGTTACTTCATTCTCAGTAATAACTGATGAAAAAACTGGTGTTAAATATCCAATAGCTGACTACAACATAACTCCAGATGTTGCTATTGTTGATACTAATTTAGTTCAAAGCTTATCACCAAAATTAGTTGCTAATACTGGAATGGATGCTTTAACTCATGCGTTTGAAGCTTATGTTTCAACAGTTAGAAATCCAATAACTGATGCATTAGCTATGAAATCAATTGAAATGACAGTTGATAATTTAGTTAATTCCTTTAAGGGAGATTCAAAAGCTAGAAGTGAAATGCATATAGCTCAGAACTTAGCTGGTATGGCATTCTCAAATGCAATACTGGGAATAGTTCACTCAATGGCTCATAAGACAGGAAAGATATTCAATGTTCCTCATGGACTTGCAAATGCAATTTATTTGCCATATGCAATACAATATAATGCTAAAACAGCAGGAACAGCTTATGCTGATATAGCTAAAAGATTAGGTCTAAAAGGAACAACAACTGATGAATTAGTTGAATCATTAATTCAACTAGTTAAAGATTTTAGAGTTACTATGAATATGCCTTCTACTTTAAAAGAATTTGGAGTGTCAGAAGAAGATTTCAAGTCTAACTTAGATAAAATCTCTGAAGGTGCTGTAGCTGATGCATGCACAAGTACGAACCCAAGAGAAATATCTGTAGCTGAAATGAAAAGATTATTTGAAGCTGTTTATTATGGAAAAGAAGTAAATTTCTAA